The nucleotide sequence aactcaAGATTATGGTTACCCGGAAGGTGGCACGCTGCTCGGAACTTGTTGTACCATGTAGGCCCCTGAAGTTATCAAACCACAATTCAACGCTCATTTCCAATTAAAAAGACCGACAAACTATTTTTCACTATTTCCTAGAAGGAAAAGAACAAGGGAAAAAGCATCAATATATTACTTGGTGGCAATTGTGATGCATATTGTGGTGGCTGGGGAGGCACTTGTGATGCATACGGCGGTGCTTGAGAAGGCATTTGTGATGCATATTGTGGTGGCTGGGGAGGCACTTGTGATGCATACGGCGGTGCTTGGGAAGGCATTTGTGATGCATATTGTGGTGCTTGGGGAGGCACTTGGGATGCATATTGTGGTGCTTGGGGAGGAACCGCTGATGAATATGGTGATGACTGGAGGGGCATCCATGCTGATGAGGGAGTACCAAGGCTGGACGTGCGCATTAAACCTGAAGGGGATAAAGGCTGGGCATTTGGTAGGGGAGCTTGCAAGGAAGGAAACTGCATTAAGAAAACACATCAACAAGCTTCAAATTATTTGTGCATCAATTGCTGAGATATCAGAAACATGTCGAGCTAAAAACAAATACTTCAGCCCTGATTCTAACTAATAATGCCAGTTTTCTGGTGAGTTATTGGTTTTGAGCAAACTATGACCCAAAAAGTAGAGATGCATTGATTAGGATAACTTAAGATGAACTGAAATAACGTACCGCTGAGGCTTGTATTGGAGGTTCACTGTTTACATCAAATGGGTTTGCTGACTTTGAAGACTGCTTAAAACTGGGCATTGGCTATATAAACAGAAATTCAAATACAATGAGTTTAAAAAGTGGTTTATACCAATCATTTTTGTGAAGAGAACCAACTCATTATCTTTAAAATGTCGAGTTGAGAGACAATACCACCGCAGTGTTATATGGCATAGGAAACCCCATACCACGAGGAGGACCAGTTTGCCATCCAGGAACTGGTGCCAGAAAAGATGAATAGTTCATTGCAAAAACATCCTGCAATTAATTCAGATTTCAACAAATACATGAGTACATAGTACATACTTATAAAACGATATTACATTTTTGGTCCCTAACATTTAGTTCAAATTGCACTTTGGTCCCTGTAGTGTAGTGTAACCTAAACAAATTTACCCTTATAGTCTGCAACACTTTCAGTGCGACCAAATTTTCAGTTTGGTCACATGGTTgatggaaaattgaaatttttctAAAGGTAAAGAAGTTTACATTTCAAATTGGCTCAATTCCACATTTGTCGTGTTGGTAATATTGAAATTTGGCAAAATTAGTGCACAAATTCACATTTTCGGTATGTGACAATCTAAAACGAAATGCTACCCACTACAGATTAAACTAATTTAAATTAGAACAAGGGTTAAAGTGGAATTGGGCTTAAAATACGGGACAAAAAAGTACATCTAGCTTATGCTAATGTATTATCATGATGCCAACAAAGCCAATTAAAAGTATAATTACCGCAGGAAGTTCTCTTCTTCCAGTAGACTTTGCTTCCCCAGCTGACGATTGTGATGCAACAGTCGAAGTTCCATCAGTGGAAGGCATATATTGTTGTCCAGCAGACTGAACCCCAGTAGCAGGGTATAAAGAAGGTTGCTGGTGCTGCATGGTAGGCCATTGCCCGGAAGCAGGATCTTTAACATGGAAATTACCACCATTTACTGGGAATGCTTGAGATCCAGGGGCAGGAACTGGAGCAGCAACAGGGGGAAATGTTGACAAGCTGCTTACCGGTGCAACTGTGGGGGCACCAAGATTACCTGCAGTCCCAGAAACATAACTAGGGACAGGTGCTGAAACCGACAATTGTGATAGCAGAGATTCTACTGAATTCACATTTGCAGGAGCTTGAGGTGCTTTCACTGCTGGAGTAACATCAAAAGAGGCCCAATTGTTGTCATTGGTTGAATTTGCAGGCTGTGGGTAGGATTGAGCTACAGTAGTTTGTTGTGCTTGAGGAACTACAACAGCTGGAGCAGGTTTGATATCAGCatcaaaatcaattaaacttcCAGAAGTCTCCAGCTTCACTTCCACTGGGTTCCCATTGGAGGAGGCCAAGCTGCTGGACGACACACTTCtctgaaattatttaaaaacagtAAAAGAATAACTCTACTTATTATTTTGGGAATGATGAGGAAAAGACAAAACTACCCAAACAAATACAGCATGCAATCACCTTCTATATAACAGAACTAACACAGATATCATTACAGGAAAGTGTGAAGCATAACAGGTAAGCTGCATGGAGTTGACTAAAAAATTCCAGACATGCAAGGGATTACGATCACATTGATTGTGACTCAATATGTATCCACGGGCACTAGCAGCTCTTTTACATATAACAGCTGAAACATTATAGTGGTCTCACATGTAAATGAAAACAGTATAACACCAAGATGATTCAGATGAGAAGAACCATCACCTGTGTATGCTGCACAGAGCTATCAGTAGCTCTAGCACTGTTAGCTTTTGGAGGTTCAATTATACGGA is from Pyrus communis chromosome 10, drPyrComm1.1, whole genome shotgun sequence and encodes:
- the LOC137747120 gene encoding probable ADP-ribosylation factor GTPase-activating protein AGD14 → MASRREDEKNERIIRGLLKLPENRRCINCNSLGPQYVCTNFWTFVCTNCSGIHREFTHRVKSVSMAKFTSQEVNALQEGGNQRAKEIYHKELDPQRNSYPDSSNVERLRDFIKHVYVDRRYTGERNLDKPPKGKMGEKEDSYDNRRVDSYQGGSRSPPYDDKYERRYSDRSSPGARSYDGQRSPGYDQESRQSSDYRRSPGRPEIVNDWRREDRFGNGSRNDDRRISDGDSKVEGKSPERPRDLNSSSPPIVRPVREILGENTVPLRIIEPPKANSARATDSSVQHTQRSVSSSSLASSNGNPVEVKLETSGSLIDFDADIKPAPAVVVPQAQQTTVAQSYPQPANSTNDNNWASFDVTPAVKAPQAPANVNSVESLLSQLSVSAPVPSYVSGTAGNLGAPTVAPVSSLSTFPPVAAPVPAPGSQAFPVNGGNFHVKDPASGQWPTMQHQQPSLYPATGVQSAGQQYMPSTDGTSTVASQSSAGEAKSTGRRELPADVFAMNYSSFLAPVPGWQTGPPRGMGFPMPYNTAVPMPSFKQSSKSANPFDVNSEPPIQASAFPSLQAPLPNAQPLSPSGLMRTSSLGTPSSAWMPLQSSPYSSAVPPQAPQYASQVPPQAPQYASQMPSQAPPYASQVPPQPPQYASQMPSQAPPYASQVPPQPPQYASQLPPRAYMVQQVPSSVPPSGYQGAGGFGTGGASFGSLNVDQQLAGRFSAPATPNPYSSAGGNPFG